From the genome of Danio rerio strain Tuebingen ecotype United States chromosome 2, GRCz12tu, whole genome shotgun sequence, one region includes:
- the LOC137487399 gene encoding LOW QUALITY PROTEIN: uncharacterized protein (The sequence of the model RefSeq protein was modified relative to this genomic sequence to represent the inferred CDS: deleted 2 bases in 1 codon; substituted 8 bases at 8 genomic stop codons), with translation RREETRRQKVKRWRQEKKVTKKEETKXDEVNKTKREEMRRDKSEEETKREERREEMERDEIKRXEEMRRDHVHKRQKEKRQSQEMKKKQRQDKKXIRGNKRKKRKEXNEMETKRDEMKTKIKRRQQEKRRKVKKRQEEAKDDKRQKDKRTEEKRDKSGDGDEKKEMKETKREETKRTDKKETKRRDQKXQETKKRRAEKRVEERKSKEMERKRGEKEIDKNKTNKIYERKKNQREKSKKREEQKQKTIEMKRDNKKSRGRKIRRDKKRDRKRRDEDKKRXRDKEKRRKVNKRQKKKRQEEIRXKETVNKRQKKKTRDETKERKKRQERKDKMRRHQKXQETKKRRESKRQDEKTKREEITRRDQKRDRKQDDANKRQKEKKRQEKIREEKRRDEKRQEEKRREEKTQEEKRRDVKRREETRREETKERKKRRKDKRKEKKRKKRRAKSRFQYLLLKRKRPTKQLSTTDCPASASLKSPVPPILTPAVLRQSLAGF, from the exons AGAAGAGAAGAGACTAGGAGACAAAAAGTGAAGAGATggagacaagaaaaaaaagtaacaaaaaaagaaGAGACCAAATGAGACGAAGTTAATAAGACAAaaagagaagagatgagaagagacaaAAGTGAAGAAGAGACTAAGAGAGAAGAGAGACGAGAAGAGATGGA AAGAGATGAGATAAAGAGataagaagagatgagaagagaccACGTTCATAAGAGACAAAAAGAGAAGAGACAAAGTcaagagatgaaaaaaaaacaaagacaagaCAAAAAGTGAATTAGAGGCAAtaagagaaaaaagagaaaagaatgaAACGAGATGGAGACAAAAAGAGATGAAatgaagacaaaaataaaaaggaGACAACAAGAAAAGAGACGAAAAGTGAAGAAGAGACAAGAAGAGGCCAAAGATGACAAAAGACAAAAGGATAAGAGAACAGAGGAGAAGAGAGATAAAAGTGGAGATGGAGATGaaaaaaaagagatgaaagaGACAAAAAGAGAAGAGACAAAA AGAACAGACAAAAAAGAGACA AAGAGAAGAGACCAAAAATGACAAGAGACAAAAAAGAGAAGGGCAGAAAAGAGAGTAGaggaaagaaaaagtaaagagatGGAGAGAAAAAGAGGTGAAAAGGAAATAGACAAAAATAAGACAAATA AAATCtacgagagaaaaaaaaatcaaagagaaaagagcaaaaaaagagaagaacaaaaacaaaaaacaatagaaaTGAAAAGGGACAATAAGAAGAGTAGAG GACGAAAAATAAGAAGAGATAAAAAAAGAGACAGGAAGAGAAGAGATGAAGACAAAAAGAGATGAAGAGACAAAGAGAAGAGACGAAAAGTGAACAAGAGACAAAAAAAGAAGAGACAAGAAGAAATCAGATGAAAAGAGACAGTCAATAAGAGACAAAAAAAGAAGACACGAGATGAgacaaaggaaagaaagaagagaCAAGAAAGAAAAGACAAGATGAGAAGACACCAGAAATGACAAGAGACAAAGAAGAGAAGAGAATCTAAGAGACAGGATGAAAAGACAAAAAGAGAAGAGATAACAAGAAGAGACCAAAA AAGAGACAGAAAACAAGATGATGCCAATAagagacaaaaagaaaagaagagacaAGAAAAGATAcgtgaagagaagagaagagacgaGAAGAGACAAGAAGAGAAGAGACGTGAAGAGAAGACACAAGAAGAGAAGAGACGAGACGTGAAGAGACGTGAAGAGACAAGAAGAGAAGAGAC aaaagaaaggaaaaaaagaagaaaagacaaaagaaaagaaaaaaagagaaaaaaaagaagagccAAATCCCGCTTCCAATACCTGCTGCTCAAAAGAAAACGTCCTACCAAACAACTGAGCACAACTGACTGTCCCGCGTCTGCCTCTCTCAAG TCACCCGTTCCCCCAATCCTGACTCCAGCAGTGCTCAGGCAGTCTCTAGCAGGCTTCTGA